From the Thomasclavelia ramosa DSM 1402 genome, the window CCATCACCATTTAAATCTATTAATCCAACCTCATTAAGTTTTTTTAAATCACCATTTTCTATATCAATTATAAATTCCTGACGAACAATTTGATCTTTAGCAGTAAGCTTTATTTCCAACCCATCTATTTCTTTATATACATTTAATTGTGATTCAAGTGTACTAACTAAGGTCTCATCATCATAATCCGTATCTCTATAATCATTAATCGTCACATTCACGATCCTGATAACCTTATCGCCTTTAGTTTCATAAGTATTTTCAATATCGCCATAATCAAAACTTCCTTTACAAACTGTTATACTCTTAGTAGATGAATCACTACATCCAGTTAAAATTCCTGCTATCATCATTACTATAAATATTTTTTTCATTTATGATCCTCTCCGTCTTTTATATTCATCGATCATGTAAGGCTGAATTTCCGGATATGTCCAGCATTCGGGCAGTTCCTTCGATAAAAATATTTTTTCTATCTCAGAATCAGGTAAATCCGCCATTTTTTCAATTTCGGCATAAAATATTGTTCCAAAAGACTCTTTTGATCCAGTTTTCTCAACAACTCCGTAGTCGCAAAGACGTTCAAGCGTATAAGTAACAGCTCCCGTTTCTT encodes:
- a CDS encoding DUF1307 domain-containing protein, with protein sequence MKKIFIVMMIAGILTGCSDSSTKSITVCKGSFDYGDIENTYETKGDKVIRIVNVTINDYRDTDYDDETLVSTLESQLNVYKEIDGLEIKLTAKDQIVRQEFIIDIENGDLKKLNEVGLIDLNGDGTVSFEKLTKNAKENKLTCKEK
- a CDS encoding NUDIX hydrolase, producing MKVSFYESVAKHDLKFAVIISRYLKQWVFCKHKQRKTFEIPGGHRENGESIEACARRELYEETGAVTYTLERLCDYGVVEKTGSKESFGTIFYAEIEKMADLPDSEIEKIFLSKELPECWTYPEIQPYMIDEYKRRRGS